In Burkholderia savannae, one genomic interval encodes:
- a CDS encoding CoA-acylating methylmalonate-semialdehyde dehydrogenase, translating into MNGSTHSNDSRVRALTHFIGGRAVEGASDRYGDVFNPAFGNVAARVPLATVAEVGSAVSAAAAAFPAWSETPPLKRARVMFKFKELLDRHHDELAELITREHGKVFSDAKGEVMRGIEIVEFACGIPSLLKTDFTDQIGGGIDNWNLRQPLGVVAGVTPFNFPMMVPCWMFPVAIACGNTFVLKPSERDPSASIRLAELLKEAGLPDGVFNVVHGDKTAVDALIAHPDIAALSFVGSTPIAEYIHTEAARRGKRVQALGGAKNHLVVMPDANLDQAVDALIGAAYGSAGERCMAISVAVAVGGVADALVERLAARAKTLKIGDGMESDVEMGPLVTAAHRAKVSAYIDAGVAAGAKLVVDGRDHVVEGGESGFFLGGTLFDDVATDMSIYREEIFGPVLAVVRVPDFASAVALINAHEFANGVSCFTSDGGIARAFARQIQVGMVGINVPIPVPMAWHSFGGWKRSLFGDHHAYGEEGVRFYTRYKSVMQRWPDSIAKGAEFTMPVAK; encoded by the coding sequence ATGAACGGCAGTACCCATTCGAACGATTCGCGCGTGCGCGCATTGACCCATTTCATCGGCGGTCGCGCGGTCGAAGGCGCGAGCGACCGCTACGGCGACGTATTCAACCCGGCGTTCGGCAACGTGGCGGCGCGCGTGCCGCTCGCCACCGTCGCGGAAGTCGGTTCGGCCGTCTCGGCCGCGGCCGCGGCGTTCCCCGCGTGGAGCGAGACGCCGCCGCTCAAGCGCGCCCGCGTGATGTTCAAGTTCAAGGAACTGCTCGACCGCCATCACGACGAGCTCGCCGAGCTGATCACCCGCGAGCACGGCAAGGTGTTCTCGGACGCGAAGGGCGAAGTGATGCGCGGCATCGAGATCGTCGAGTTCGCGTGCGGGATTCCGAGCCTGCTGAAAACCGATTTCACCGATCAGATCGGCGGCGGCATCGACAACTGGAACCTGCGGCAGCCGCTCGGCGTCGTCGCCGGGGTCACGCCGTTCAACTTCCCGATGATGGTGCCGTGCTGGATGTTCCCGGTCGCGATCGCGTGCGGCAATACGTTCGTGCTGAAGCCGTCCGAGCGCGATCCGTCGGCGTCGATCCGGCTCGCCGAGCTGCTGAAGGAAGCGGGGCTGCCCGACGGCGTGTTCAACGTCGTGCACGGCGACAAGACCGCCGTCGACGCGCTGATCGCACATCCGGACATTGCCGCCTTGTCGTTCGTCGGCTCGACGCCGATCGCCGAATACATTCACACGGAAGCCGCGCGGCGCGGCAAGCGCGTGCAGGCGCTCGGCGGCGCGAAGAACCATCTCGTCGTGATGCCGGACGCGAACCTCGATCAGGCGGTCGATGCGCTCATCGGCGCCGCTTACGGATCGGCGGGCGAGCGCTGCATGGCGATCTCGGTGGCGGTGGCGGTGGGCGGCGTCGCCGACGCGCTCGTCGAGCGGCTCGCCGCACGCGCGAAGACGCTGAAGATCGGCGACGGGATGGAATCCGACGTCGAAATGGGGCCGCTCGTGACGGCCGCGCATCGCGCGAAGGTGTCCGCGTATATCGACGCGGGCGTCGCGGCGGGCGCGAAGCTCGTCGTCGACGGGCGCGATCACGTCGTCGAAGGGGGCGAGAGCGGCTTTTTTCTCGGCGGCACGCTGTTCGATGACGTCGCGACCGACATGTCGATTTACCGCGAGGAAATCTTCGGGCCGGTGCTGGCCGTCGTGCGCGTGCCGGACTTCGCAAGCGCGGTCGCGCTCATCAACGCGCACGAGTTCGCGAACGGCGTGTCGTGCTTCACGTCCGACGGCGGCATCGCGCGCGCGTTCGCGCGGCAGATCCAGGTCGGGATGGTCGGCATCAACGTGCCGATTCCGGTGCCGATGGCGTGGCATTCGTTCGGCGGCTGGAAGCGCTCGCTGTTCGGCGATCACCACGCGTACGGCGAGGAGGGCGTGCGTTTCTACACGCGCTACAAGAGCGTGATGCAGCGCTGGCCGGACAGCATCGCGAAGGGCGCGGAGTTCACGATGCCCGTCGCGAAGTGA
- a CDS encoding LysR family transcriptional regulator has translation MDLTLLRAFVAVAREGNLTRAATQLHLTQPAVSLQIKNLQDLLGVGLFVRTSRGLVLTRDGQALLPHAERALDAAADVKRAAAALRHEVRGRLRIGTILDPEFLRLGGFLKRLVETYPQIETALRHGMSGWVLDQVRSRELDVGYYIGRPEEDDPRDAGRFHTVTLTQFRYRVLAPAGWKERVQRARTWRELAALPWIWTPAASAHQRLLSRRFADALVQPVKVAEVDQETSMLDLVKSGVGLTLARDSVALREAHAHALTIVEHVAVPAELTFVTLAERRDERAIAAALRLIDEQWAI, from the coding sequence ATGGACCTGACTCTGCTCCGCGCGTTCGTCGCGGTCGCGCGCGAGGGCAATCTCACGCGCGCGGCGACGCAACTGCATCTGACGCAGCCCGCCGTCAGCCTGCAGATCAAGAATCTGCAGGATCTGCTCGGCGTCGGCCTGTTCGTGCGCACGTCGCGCGGGCTCGTGCTCACGCGCGACGGCCAGGCGCTGCTGCCGCACGCGGAGCGCGCGCTCGACGCGGCGGCCGACGTGAAGCGCGCGGCCGCCGCGCTGCGGCACGAAGTGCGCGGGCGGCTGCGGATCGGCACGATCCTCGACCCCGAATTCCTGCGGCTCGGCGGCTTCCTGAAGCGGCTCGTCGAAACCTATCCGCAGATCGAGACGGCGCTGCGGCACGGGATGTCCGGCTGGGTGCTCGATCAGGTCCGCTCGCGCGAGCTCGACGTCGGCTACTACATCGGCCGGCCGGAAGAAGACGATCCGCGCGACGCCGGGCGCTTCCACACGGTGACGCTCACGCAGTTCCGCTATCGGGTGCTCGCGCCCGCCGGCTGGAAGGAACGCGTGCAGCGCGCGCGCACGTGGCGCGAGCTCGCCGCGCTGCCGTGGATCTGGACGCCCGCCGCGTCCGCGCACCAGCGGCTCCTGTCGCGCCGCTTCGCCGACGCGCTCGTGCAGCCCGTCAAGGTCGCCGAAGTCGATCAGGAGACGTCGATGCTCGATCTCGTCAAGTCGGGCGTCGGCCTGACGCTCGCGCGCGACTCGGTCGCGCTGCGGGAAGCGCACGCGCACGCGCTCACGATCGTCGAGCATGTCGCCGTGCCCGCCGAGCTCACGTTCGTCACGCTCGCCGAGCGGCGCGACGAGCGCGCGATCGCCGCCGCGCTGCGCC
- a CDS encoding ABC transporter ATP-binding protein, giving the protein MILGDTILETRGLTKEFKGFTAVNGVNLRVRRGSIHALIGPNGAGKTTCFNLLTKFLKPTSGQIVYNGIDITDERPAQIARRGVIRSFQISAVFPHLTALQNVRIGLQRSLGTAFHFWRSERSLKRLDDRAMDLLTQVGLTDFAHVPTVELAYGRKRALEIATTLAMEPELMLLDEPTQGMGHEDVDRVTALIKKVASGRTILMVEHNMNVIAGISDTITVLQRGEVLAEGTYAEVSKNPLVVEAYMGSADAALAGAHA; this is encoded by the coding sequence ATGATTCTCGGCGACACGATTCTCGAAACACGCGGACTCACGAAGGAATTCAAGGGCTTCACCGCGGTGAACGGCGTGAACCTGCGCGTGCGGCGCGGCTCGATCCACGCGCTGATCGGGCCGAACGGCGCGGGCAAGACCACTTGCTTCAATCTCCTGACCAAATTCCTGAAGCCGACGTCGGGTCAGATCGTCTACAACGGCATCGACATTACCGACGAGCGCCCCGCGCAGATCGCGCGGCGCGGCGTGATCCGTTCGTTCCAGATCTCCGCGGTGTTTCCGCATCTGACCGCGCTGCAGAACGTGCGCATCGGCCTGCAGCGCTCGCTCGGCACCGCGTTCCATTTCTGGCGCAGCGAGCGCTCGCTCAAGCGCCTCGACGATCGCGCGATGGATCTGCTCACGCAGGTCGGCCTCACCGATTTCGCGCACGTGCCGACGGTCGAGCTCGCCTACGGCCGCAAGCGCGCGCTCGAAATCGCGACGACGCTCGCGATGGAGCCCGAGCTGATGCTGCTCGACGAGCCGACGCAGGGAATGGGCCACGAGGACGTCGATCGCGTGACGGCGCTCATCAAGAAGGTTGCGAGCGGCCGCACGATCCTGATGGTCGAGCACAACATGAACGTGATCGCGGGCATCTCCGACACGATCACCGTCCTGCAGCGCGGCGAAGTGCTCGCGGAAGGCACGTACGCGGAGGTGTCGAAGAATCCGCTCGTCGTCGAGGCGTACATGGGCAGCGCGGACGCGGCCCTCGCGGGGGCGCACGCATGA
- a CDS encoding GMC family oxidoreductase: MATERTLEGEFDYVIVGAGTAGCVLANRLTEDPDVTVLLLEAGGKDDYHWVHIPVGYLYCIGNPRTDWLYKTEPEAGLNGRALSYPRGRVLGGSSSINGMIYMRGQRDDYDEWARATGDAGWSWDSVLPVFKRSEDHHAGASDAHGAGGMWRVEKQRLRWEILEAFAQAAQQTGIPSTDDFNRGDNTGVGYFEVNQKRGIRWNASKAFLRPALSRPNLTVITGAQAERLVFDGKRCAGVEYRGGGAPFVARARGEVLLASGAVNSPPLLELSGIGDGNRLQALGVGVVADLRGVGENLQDHLQLRMAFRVRGVRTLNTLSAHWWGKLWIGLQYALMQRGPMSMAPSQLGAFAKSDPNDPSLARPDLEYHVQPLSLERFGEPLHRFNAFTASVCHLRPTSRGSIHATSPDPAHAPAIAPNYLSTDYDRHVAANALRLTRRIAAAPALARYAPEEILPGSQYLSEEELIAAAGAVGTTIFHPVGTCRMGRADDPHAVVDSRLRVLGVTGLRVVDASVMPTITSGNTNSPTLMIAERASDMIRADRRGAAERGAAAHADAALPS; this comes from the coding sequence GTGGCTACCGAACGTACGCTCGAAGGCGAATTCGATTATGTGATCGTCGGCGCCGGCACGGCGGGCTGCGTGCTCGCGAACCGGCTCACCGAGGACCCCGACGTGACCGTGCTGCTGCTCGAAGCCGGCGGCAAGGATGACTATCACTGGGTCCACATTCCGGTCGGCTATCTGTATTGCATCGGCAATCCGCGCACCGACTGGCTCTACAAGACCGAGCCCGAAGCGGGCCTGAACGGCCGCGCGCTGTCGTATCCGCGCGGGCGCGTGCTGGGCGGCTCGTCGTCGATCAACGGGATGATCTACATGCGCGGCCAGCGCGACGACTACGACGAATGGGCGCGGGCGACGGGCGACGCGGGCTGGTCATGGGACAGCGTGCTGCCGGTCTTCAAGCGCAGCGAGGATCATCACGCGGGCGCGAGCGACGCGCACGGCGCGGGCGGCATGTGGCGCGTCGAGAAGCAGCGGCTGCGCTGGGAGATCCTGGAAGCGTTCGCGCAGGCCGCGCAGCAGACGGGCATTCCGTCGACCGACGATTTCAATCGCGGCGACAACACGGGCGTCGGTTATTTCGAAGTCAATCAGAAGCGCGGCATTCGCTGGAACGCGTCGAAGGCGTTCCTGCGTCCCGCGCTCTCGCGGCCGAACCTCACCGTGATCACCGGCGCGCAGGCCGAGCGGCTCGTGTTCGACGGCAAGCGCTGCGCGGGCGTCGAGTATCGCGGCGGCGGCGCGCCCTTCGTCGCGCGCGCGCGCGGCGAAGTGCTGCTCGCGTCGGGCGCCGTGAATTCGCCGCCGCTGCTCGAGCTGTCCGGCATCGGCGACGGCAACCGGCTGCAGGCGCTTGGCGTTGGCGTGGTCGCGGATCTGCGCGGCGTCGGCGAAAACCTTCAGGATCACTTGCAGTTGCGCATGGCGTTTCGCGTGCGCGGCGTGCGCACGCTCAACACGCTGTCCGCGCACTGGTGGGGCAAGCTGTGGATCGGCCTGCAATATGCGCTGATGCAGCGCGGGCCGATGTCGATGGCGCCGTCGCAGTTGGGCGCGTTCGCGAAATCGGACCCGAACGATCCGTCGCTCGCGCGGCCCGATCTCGAATACCACGTGCAGCCGCTGTCGCTCGAGCGTTTCGGCGAGCCGCTGCATCGCTTCAACGCGTTCACTGCTTCGGTCTGCCATCTGCGGCCGACGTCGCGCGGCAGCATTCATGCAACGTCGCCCGACCCGGCGCACGCGCCGGCGATTGCGCCGAACTATCTGTCGACCGATTACGATCGTCACGTCGCGGCGAACGCGCTGCGCCTCACGCGCCGGATCGCCGCCGCGCCCGCGCTTGCGCGCTATGCACCCGAGGAAATCCTGCCGGGCTCCCAGTATCTGAGCGAGGAAGAATTGATCGCCGCGGCGGGCGCGGTCGGCACGACGATCTTCCATCCGGTCGGCACGTGCCGGATGGGGCGCGCGGACGATCCGCACGCGGTCGTCGACAGCCGCCTGCGCGTGCTTGGCGTGACGGGGCTGCGGGTCGTCGATGCGTCGGTGATGCCGACGATCACGTCGGGCAATACGAACTCGCCGACGTTGATGATCGCCGAGCGCGCGAGCGACATGATCCGCGCGGATCGTCGCGGCGCGGCGGAGCGCGGCGCGGCCGCGCACGCGGATGCCGCGCTGCCGTCGTAA
- a CDS encoding branched-chain amino acid ABC transporter permease: MDIFGIPMSAMLSQLLLGLVNGSFYAILSLGLAVIFGLLNVINFAHGALFMLGAMLAWMGLTYLGLPYWAMLVLAPVVVGLFGILIERSMLRWLYKLDHLYGLLLTFGLTLVVEGVFRAIYGSSGQPYDVPELLSGATNLGFMFLPNYRAWVVVASLAVCLATWFVIEKTRLGAYLRAGTENPKLVEAFGVNVPMMVTLTYGFGVALAAFAGVLAAPVIQVSPLMGQPMIITVFAVVVIGGMGSILGSIVTGLMLGVIEGLTRVFYPEASATVVFVIMAIVLLIRPAGLFGKER; this comes from the coding sequence ATGGACATCTTCGGCATTCCGATGTCGGCGATGCTGAGCCAGTTGTTGCTCGGACTCGTCAACGGCTCGTTCTACGCGATCCTGAGCCTCGGGCTCGCGGTGATCTTCGGGCTGCTCAACGTGATCAACTTCGCGCACGGCGCGCTTTTCATGCTGGGCGCGATGCTCGCGTGGATGGGGCTCACGTATCTCGGCCTGCCGTACTGGGCGATGCTCGTGCTCGCGCCCGTCGTCGTCGGCCTGTTCGGCATCCTGATCGAACGCTCGATGCTGCGCTGGCTCTACAAGCTCGATCACCTGTACGGCCTGCTGCTGACGTTCGGGCTCACGCTCGTCGTCGAAGGCGTGTTCCGCGCGATCTATGGCTCGTCCGGGCAGCCGTACGACGTGCCCGAGCTGCTCTCCGGCGCGACGAATCTCGGCTTCATGTTCCTGCCGAACTATCGCGCGTGGGTTGTCGTCGCGTCGCTCGCGGTGTGTCTCGCGACGTGGTTCGTGATCGAGAAGACGCGGCTCGGCGCGTATCTGCGCGCGGGCACGGAGAATCCGAAGCTCGTCGAGGCGTTCGGCGTGAACGTGCCGATGATGGTCACGCTGACGTACGGCTTCGGCGTCGCGCTCGCCGCGTTCGCGGGCGTGCTCGCGGCGCCCGTGATCCAGGTGTCGCCGCTGATGGGGCAGCCGATGATCATCACCGTGTTCGCGGTCGTCGTGATCGGCGGGATGGGCTCGATTCTCGGCTCGATCGTGACGGGCCTGATGCTCGGCGTGATCGAGGGCCTGACGCGCGTGTTCTATCCGGAAGCGTCGGCGACGGTCGTCTTCGTGATCATGGCGATCGTGCTGCTGATCCGTCCGGCAGGTTTATTCGGTAAGGAAAGATGA
- a CDS encoding ABC transporter ATP-binding protein: MNHSEREERELNNVESGTPALAIAGLEAWYGESHILHGVDLTVHRGEVVTLLGRNGAGRTTTLRAIMGLTGRRSGSIKVAGHETIDLPTHRIAHYGIGYCPEERGIFSSLSCEENLLLPPVLGDRKSAMSLEDIYEMFPNLASRRSSQGTRLSGGEQQMLAVARILRTGANLLLLDEISEGLAPVIVQTLAKMIVTLKARGYTIVMVEQNFRFAAPLADRFYVMEHGRIVEHFGATELEGKMPVLHDLLGV, translated from the coding sequence ATGAACCACAGCGAACGGGAAGAGCGCGAGTTGAACAACGTCGAAAGCGGTACGCCCGCGCTCGCGATCGCGGGGCTCGAAGCGTGGTACGGCGAATCGCACATCCTGCACGGCGTCGATCTGACCGTGCACCGCGGCGAAGTGGTCACGCTGCTCGGCCGCAACGGCGCGGGACGCACGACGACGCTGCGCGCGATCATGGGGCTCACGGGCCGGCGAAGCGGCTCGATCAAGGTCGCCGGCCACGAGACGATCGATTTGCCGACGCACCGTATCGCGCATTACGGCATCGGCTATTGCCCGGAGGAGCGCGGGATCTTCTCGAGCCTGTCGTGCGAGGAGAACCTGCTGTTGCCGCCCGTGCTCGGCGATCGCAAGAGCGCGATGTCGCTCGAAGACATCTACGAGATGTTCCCGAACCTCGCGTCGCGACGCAGCAGCCAGGGCACGCGGCTGTCGGGCGGCGAGCAGCAGATGCTCGCCGTCGCGCGGATCTTGCGCACGGGCGCGAATCTGCTGCTGCTCGACGAGATCTCCGAGGGCCTCGCGCCCGTGATCGTGCAGACGCTCGCGAAGATGATCGTCACGCTGAAGGCGCGCGGCTACACGATCGTGATGGTCGAGCAGAACTTCCGTTTCGCGGCGCCGCTCGCCGATCGGTTCTACGTGATGGAGCACGGCCGCATCGTCGAGCATTTCGGCGCGACCGAGCTCGAAGGGAAGATGCCCGTGCTGCACGATCTGCTGGGCGTCTAG
- a CDS encoding beta-hydroxybutyrate-binding protein, translating to MKMKTLAHACLAAAAWSVGAAQAADTVKIGFITDMSGLYADIDGQGGLEAIKMAVADFGGKVNGKPIEVVYADHQNKADIAASKAREWMDRGGLDLLVGGTNSATALSMNQVAAEKKKVYINIGAGADTLTNEQCTPYTVHYAYDTMALAKGTGSAVVKQGGKTWFFLTADYAFGKALEKNTADVVKANGGKVLGEVRHPLSASDFSSFLLQAQSSKAQILGLANAGGDTVNAIKAAKEFGITKTMKLAALLMFIDDVHSLGLETTQGLVLTDSWYWNRDSASRQWAQRYFGKMKKMPSSLQAADYSSVTTYLKAVQAVGSTDSDKVMAQLKKMKIDDFYAKGYIRTDGSMIHDMYLMEVKKPSESKEPWDYYKVVATIPGEQAFTTKQETRCTLWK from the coding sequence ATGAAAATGAAGACCCTCGCGCACGCATGTCTTGCCGCCGCCGCGTGGTCGGTGGGCGCCGCGCAGGCCGCGGACACCGTGAAGATCGGCTTCATCACCGACATGTCCGGCCTTTACGCCGACATCGACGGGCAGGGCGGCCTCGAGGCGATCAAGATGGCGGTGGCCGATTTCGGCGGCAAGGTGAACGGCAAGCCGATCGAAGTGGTGTACGCGGATCACCAGAACAAGGCGGACATCGCCGCGTCGAAGGCGCGCGAATGGATGGACCGCGGCGGGCTCGATCTGCTCGTCGGCGGCACGAACTCGGCGACCGCGCTGTCGATGAACCAGGTCGCGGCCGAGAAAAAGAAGGTCTACATCAACATCGGCGCGGGCGCGGACACGCTCACGAACGAGCAGTGCACGCCGTACACGGTCCACTACGCGTACGACACGATGGCGCTCGCGAAGGGCACGGGCTCGGCCGTGGTGAAGCAGGGCGGCAAGACGTGGTTCTTCCTGACCGCCGATTACGCGTTCGGCAAGGCGCTCGAGAAGAACACCGCGGACGTCGTGAAGGCGAACGGCGGCAAGGTGCTCGGCGAAGTGCGGCATCCGCTGTCGGCGTCGGACTTCTCGTCGTTCCTGTTGCAGGCGCAGTCGTCGAAAGCGCAGATCCTCGGCCTCGCGAACGCGGGCGGCGACACGGTGAACGCGATCAAGGCGGCGAAGGAATTCGGCATCACGAAGACGATGAAGCTTGCCGCGCTGCTGATGTTCATCGACGACGTCCACTCGCTCGGCCTCGAGACGACGCAGGGCCTCGTGCTGACGGACAGCTGGTACTGGAATCGCGATTCGGCATCGCGACAGTGGGCGCAGCGCTACTTCGGGAAGATGAAGAAGATGCCGTCGAGCCTGCAGGCGGCCGACTATTCGTCGGTGACGACCTATCTGAAGGCGGTGCAGGCGGTGGGCTCGACCGATTCCGACAAGGTGATGGCGCAGCTCAAGAAGATGAAGATCGACGACTTCTACGCGAAGGGCTACATCCGCACGGACGGCAGCATGATTCACGACATGTATCTGATGGAAGTGAAGAAGCCGTCAGAATCGAAGGAGCCGTGGGACTACTACAAGGTCGTCGCGACGATCCCCGGCGAGCAGGCGTTCACGACGAAGCAGGAGACGCGCTGCACGTTGTGGAAGTGA
- a CDS encoding type 1 periplasmic-binding domain-containing protein encodes MKRAWRFWGFGAAAAWAAVSRAAFANAAVGPAVSAIGPAALFGISGKNVIVLPPKGIGGRGASGGVVAAPDSAKAVTNARKLVSEGEGEGDSPIGEGGMTNSLQLTDVAARLAAPMISPAAAASYLAKAETNARKLASGGNGDARIGSLRVANARVTTEIAANSPAFMISPTAVASIVEPLGATRGEIFNTPQRELRDDTPIASSIAEHVTKRGATMVAFGALVGRGDASRSEGPLDESGRAAAVKQRAFAAIERFARDDAPRAGAGRGPKAMSKPFGAALIAGADMPTALPPDTRNARAHRGAIHPAYGVANDDLPRACGSDCERTHLHVGRLFFADQHPDSNSTALSALACKRAANACRAGTASTFSGDARDAALRVPRAIAIARAHGSPGTPASRHMRHAACGSAKGRTSPSASRVFEASATDETGFG; translated from the coding sequence ATGAAACGGGCGTGGCGGTTCTGGGGATTCGGCGCGGCAGCCGCATGGGCGGCCGTCTCGCGCGCCGCGTTCGCAAACGCCGCGGTCGGCCCCGCCGTCTCCGCTATTGGCCCTGCCGCGTTGTTCGGCATTTCCGGAAAGAACGTGATCGTGCTGCCGCCGAAGGGGATCGGCGGGCGGGGGGCGAGCGGCGGCGTCGTCGCCGCGCCCGATTCGGCGAAGGCGGTGACGAATGCGCGCAAGCTCGTGAGCGAGGGCGAGGGCGAGGGCGATTCGCCGATCGGCGAAGGCGGCATGACGAATTCACTCCAGTTGACCGACGTCGCCGCGCGGTTGGCAGCGCCGATGATTTCGCCCGCGGCCGCCGCTTCCTATTTAGCGAAGGCGGAGACGAATGCGCGCAAGCTCGCGAGCGGGGGCAACGGCGATGCGCGGATTGGTTCGCTTCGCGTGGCGAACGCGCGCGTGACGACCGAGATCGCCGCGAATTCGCCGGCGTTCATGATTTCGCCAACGGCCGTCGCGTCGATCGTCGAGCCGCTCGGTGCGACGCGCGGCGAAATCTTCAACACGCCGCAACGCGAGCTGCGAGACGACACCCCGATCGCGAGCTCCATCGCGGAGCACGTGACGAAGCGCGGCGCGACGATGGTTGCGTTCGGCGCGCTTGTTGGTCGTGGTGATGCATCGAGGAGCGAGGGGCCGCTCGACGAGTCCGGCCGTGCCGCGGCCGTGAAACAGCGCGCGTTCGCCGCGATCGAGCGCTTCGCGCGCGACGATGCGCCGAGGGCGGGGGCGGGGCGCGGGCCGAAAGCGATGTCGAAGCCGTTCGGCGCGGCGCTGATCGCGGGCGCGGACATGCCGACAGCGCTGCCGCCGGACACGCGGAATGCGCGCGCCCACAGGGGCGCAATTCATCCGGCGTACGGCGTCGCAAACGACGATCTCCCGCGCGCGTGCGGCAGCGACTGCGAACGCACGCATCTGCACGTTGGCCGGCTTTTCTTCGCCGATCAACATCCCGATTCGAATTCAACCGCGCTGTCCGCGCTCGCATGCAAGCGCGCGGCAAACGCGTGCCGTGCCGGCACTGCGTCGACGTTCAGCGGTGACGCGCGCGACGCGGCGTTGCGCGTGCCGCGCGCGATTGCGATTGCGCGGGCACACGGCTCGCCTGGTACGCCGGCGTCTCGCCACATGCGGCACGCAGCGTGCGGGAGCGCGAAGGGAAGAACGTCGCCGTCGGCGAGTCGCGTGTTCGAGGCGAGCGCCACCGATGAGACCGGTTTCGGCTGA
- a CDS encoding branched-chain amino acid ABC transporter permease, whose protein sequence is MQRKALYGLLLAGLLVAPFAGAYPVFVMKVLCFALFAAAFNLLIGFTGLLSFGHAMFLATAGYVTGYAMQSLGMTPELGVLAGTAAATLLGLVVGLFAIRRQGIYFAMITLAFAQMVYFIYLQAPFTHGEDGLQGVPRGKLFGLVDLSSDLALYYVVLAVIACACFFIVRIVHSPFGQVLVAIKENEPRATSLGYDTDRFKLLAFILSAALAGLAGALKVVVLGFETLSDAYWTMSGLVVLMTLVGGMGTLFGPLVGAALIVALEDRLGDIGTWLASATGIDWFRSLGESATIVTGLIFIACVLAFRRGIVGEVIARVRPLRTS, encoded by the coding sequence ATGCAGAGAAAAGCGCTCTACGGGCTGCTGCTCGCCGGCCTTCTCGTCGCGCCGTTCGCCGGCGCGTATCCGGTGTTCGTGATGAAGGTGCTGTGCTTCGCGCTCTTCGCGGCCGCGTTCAATCTGCTGATCGGCTTCACGGGCCTGCTGTCGTTCGGCCATGCGATGTTCCTCGCGACCGCGGGCTACGTGACGGGCTACGCGATGCAGTCGCTCGGCATGACGCCCGAGCTCGGCGTGCTCGCCGGCACCGCGGCGGCGACGCTGCTCGGCCTCGTCGTCGGCCTGTTCGCGATCCGGCGGCAGGGCATCTATTTCGCGATGATCACGCTCGCGTTCGCGCAGATGGTGTACTTCATCTATCTGCAGGCGCCGTTCACGCACGGCGAGGACGGGCTGCAGGGCGTGCCGCGCGGCAAGCTGTTCGGGCTCGTCGATCTGTCGTCGGATCTCGCGCTCTACTACGTCGTACTTGCCGTCATCGCGTGCGCGTGCTTCTTCATCGTGCGCATCGTGCATTCGCCGTTCGGGCAAGTGCTCGTCGCGATCAAGGAGAACGAGCCTCGCGCGACGTCGCTCGGCTACGATACCGATCGCTTCAAGCTGCTCGCGTTCATCCTGTCGGCCGCGCTCGCGGGGCTCGCGGGCGCGCTGAAGGTCGTCGTGCTCGGTTTCGAGACGCTGAGCGACGCGTACTGGACGATGTCGGGCCTCGTCGTGCTGATGACGCTCGTGGGCGGCATGGGCACGCTGTTCGGCCCGCTCGTCGGCGCGGCGCTGATCGTCGCGCTCGAGGATCGGCTGGGCGACATCGGCACCTGGCTCGCGTCGGCGACGGGCATCGACTGGTTCCGCTCGCTCGGCGAGTCCGCGACGATCGTCACGGGCCTCATCTTCATCGCGTGCGTGCTTGCATTCCGGCGTGGAATCGTCGGCGAGGTGATCGCGCGCGTGCGGCCGCTGCGGACGTCCTGA